A single window of Mangifera indica cultivar Alphonso chromosome 18, CATAS_Mindica_2.1, whole genome shotgun sequence DNA harbors:
- the LOC123202407 gene encoding probable LRR receptor-like serine/threonine-protein kinase At1g53430: protein MRLGLSMTKVVSLFVLGFLVLNCCVNFGSHAQRLPDEEVSALKAILSKLQLKNKSVSSTSCSDSAWTNYDSSTKSNITCDCTQNNNTVCHVTIFYMKRQNLAGVFPEELANLIFLREIDLSRNYINGTIPPRLAQLQNLTILSLLGNRIGGSLPQEIGDFPSLEELILEANEFEGPIPETLGNVKNLRRLLLSSNNFTGPIPKSLGSLTNLQDFRVDGTNLTGRIPDFIGNWTNMTRLDMQGSSLEGPIPSTISQLTNLEELRISDLKGSGSPIPDLQKMTNMDRLALRNCSLNGTIPPYLGSMPKLKLLDLSSNRLTGQIPETLLHSSKALKFIFLGNNSLTGAVDSSILNDNKKWDLSYNNFSEPFTGGCQQSQVNVISSLPSSVDNSDSWCFVKDLPCPVKATHYSLFINCGGGSVNYGGYTYEEDFNKEGQSVFASVEKRWAYSSTGIFTGDENRGYLESNLSGLNVSGEDIYKTARLSPQSLRYFGLCMRQGSYNVKLHFAEIMIANDQTFSSLGKRIFDVSIQGEVVLSDFNIMEEPGAAGGGITKEFNVTVSGSTLEIHLYWTGKGTNALPERGVYGPLISGITVKPNFKVDTGGLSVGAIVGIVLASCVVLILVVLVILWRLGYLWAKDPEDTELRGLDLQTGIFTLRQIKSATNNFDPANKIGEGGFGPVFKGTLADGAVIAVKQLSSKSKQGNREFVTEIGMISALHHPNLVKLYGCCIEGKELLLIYEYMENNSLARALFGKPEQLLNLNWETRMKICIGIARGLAYLHEESRLKIVHRDIKATNVLLDMNLNAKISDFGLAKLDEEENTHISTRIAGTIGYMAPEYAMRGYLTDKADVYSFGVVALEIVSGKSNTNYRPKEEFVYLLDWALVLQEQGNLLELVDPSLGTKFSKKEAMTMLNIALLCTNPSPTLRLSMSSVVSMLEGKSAVEAPIIKRNTDNNDARFKALEIISQDSQNHFTTFSHGSHEGPWSGSSTSLQTRDVSIEEDSSSRRLLQ from the exons TGAGTGCTCTCAAAGCAATACTCTCGAAACTGCAGCTCAAAAATAAAAGTGTATCCTCAACTTCCTGCAGTGACAGTGCATGGACTAACTACGATTCTTCAACTAAAAGCAATATCACCTGTGATTGTACTCAGAACAACAATACTGTTTGTCATGTCACTATTTT CTATATGAAGCGTCAAAATTTAGCTGGAGTTTTTCCTGAGGAACTTGctaatcttatttttttgagAGAAAT CGATCTTAGCCGCAACTATATTAATGGAACAATCCCTCCAAGACTGGCTCAGCTCCAAAATCTTACCATTCT GTCCCTTTTGGGAAATCGTATTGGCGGTTCACTTCCACAGGAAATTGGTGACTTTCCTTCACTTGAGGAGTT GATCTTGGAGGCTAATGAATTTGAAGGACCTATTCCTGAAACCCTTGGAAATGTGAAGAATTTAAGGAGACT TCttctttcttcaaacaattttacGGGACCAATACCAAAATCACTTGGCAGCCTGACAAACTTACAAGATTT TCGGGTAGATGGAACCAACCTGACAGGAAGGATACCTGATTTCATCGGAAATTGGACTAATATGACCCGACT TGATATGCAGGGAAGCTCCTTGGAGGGACCTATTCCTTCCACTATATCACAGTTGACAAATTTAGAAGAACT gAGGATTTCTGATCTGAAAGGATCAGGTTCGCCTATCCCAGATTTgcagaaaatgacaaatatggATAGATT GGCACTGAGAAATTGCTCGCTTAATGGTACAATCCCACCATATCTTGGGAGTATGCCAAAGTTAAAACTTCT aGACTTGAGCTCCAACCGGTTGACTGGTCAAATTCCTGAAACACTTCTTCATAGTTCGAAAGCCCTAAAATTCAT TTTCCTCGGCAACAACTCATTAACTGGAGCAGTTGACAGTTCGATACTAAATGATAACAAGAAGTG GGATTTATCTTATAACAATTTTTCAGAGCCATTTACAGGTGGTTGTCAGCAGAGCCAAGT TAATGTAATCTCCAGTCTTCCGTCCTCCGTGGACAACTc aGATTCTTGGTGCTTCGTGAAGGACCTTCCCTGCCCCGTAAAAGCCACAC ACTATTCCTTGTTTATTAATTGTGGAGGAGGTTCAGTGAATTATGGGGGCTATACCTATGAAGAGGACTTTAACAAAGAAGGTCAGTCAGTCTTTGCTTCAGTGGAAAAACGGTGGGCTTACAGCAGCACTGGTATTTTTACAGGCGATGAAAATCGTGGTTACTTGGAATCGAACCTGAGTGGTCTGAATGTGAGTGGTGAAGACATCTACAAAACTGCTCGCCTATCACCACAATCACTCAGGTATTTCGGCCTGTGCATGCGACAAGGCAGTTACAATGTGAAACTCCACTTTGCTGAAATTATGATTGCGAATGATCAGACATTCAGCAGTCTTGGAAAGAGAATATTTGATGTTTCTATCCAG GGGGAGGTGGTTTTAAGTGACTTCAACATTATGGAGGAACCTGGAGCTGCCGGTGGAGGCATCACGAAAGAATTTAATGTCACTGTAAGTGGTAGCACTTTGGAGATCCACTTATACTGGACAGGGAAAGGAACTAATGCCCTTCCTGAGAGAGGTGTTTATGGGCCACTTATTTCCGGAATTACAGTGAAACCAA ACTTCAAAGTTGATACTGGGGGTTTATCAGTTGGAGCCATTGTTGGCATTGTACTTGCTTCCTGTGTGGTTCTAATACTGGTGGTGTTGGTCATTCTATGGAGGCTGGGTTACTTGTGGGCCAAAGACCCTGAAGATACAG AACTCCGTGGTCTTGATCTTCAAACTGGTATTTTCACTCTAAGGCAAATTAAATCTGCTACCAATAATTTTGATCCTGCTAATAAGATTGGTGAAGGAGGATTTGGGCCTGTTTTCAAG GGTACATTGGCCGATGGTGCTGTGATTGCTGTGAAGCAGCTATCCTCCAAATCAAAGCAAGGAAATCGTGAATTTGTGACCGAGATAGGCATGATATCTGCTCTGCATCACCCAAATCTTGTGAAGCTTTACGGCTGTTGTATCGAAGGAAAAGAGTTGTTGCTAATATATGAGTACATGGAAAACAATAGTCTTGCTCGCGCACTTTTTG GTAAACCAGAACAACTGCTCAACCTGAATTGGGAAACAAGAATGAAGATATGCATAGGTATTGCTAGGGGATTAGCATATCTGCATGAGGAATCAAGGTTGAAAATTGTTCACAGAGACATAAAGGCTACAAATGTGTTGCTTGATATGAATCTAAATGCGAAGATATCAGACTTTGGTCTAGCTAAGCTTGACGAAGAAGAGAACACCCATATTAGTACCCGTATAGCTGGAACAAT AGGATACATGGCACCTGAATATGCAATGAGGGGCTATTTGACCGATAAAGCAGATGTTTACAGCTTCGGAGTTGTTGCTTTGGAGATTGTCAGCGGCAAGAGCAACACTAATTACAGGCCAAAGGAGGAGTTTGTTTACCTTCTCGATTGG GCATTGGTCCTGCAAGAGCAAGGAAACCTTCTTGAACTTGTGGATCCATCTCTTGGTACAAAATTCTCCAAAAAAGAGGCAATGACCATGCTTAACATTGCTCTTTTATGCACCAATCCATCTCCTACTCTCAGGCTATCCATGTCTTCTGTTGTTAGCATGCTTGAAGGCAAAAGTGCAGTCGAGGCACCTATCATTAAGCGCAACACCGACAACAATGACGCAAGGTTCAAAGCATTAGAGATAATATCACAGGACAGCCAAAACCACTTCACAACCTTCTCTCATGGTAGTCACGAAGGACCATGGTCCGGTTCCTCGACTTCTCTCCAAACCAGAGACGTGTCTATAGAGGAGGATTCTTCATCAAGAAGGCTTCTTCAGTAA